ACTCGTAACTAATACTGATATCTCATAGGTTTCAGTTGCTAGGGTAAcacaatacaaaaaataaaaatgagtttcaTTGTTTCTAAGATGCACGTTTCACACCAATTTCATGGGAGTTTTTTATAAACATTGTAAAACATTTACTTGACAATTTAAGTTTTAAGAAAACATAAGCAAATACTTTTGAAGATAATCTTTTGCAGTGAGTTTAGTTCAAAGGAAGGGAAGGATAGAGGAtggatttttctaaaatttaccTCATTTAGTTCAAAAATGTGGAGGGGAGGGTAGGAGAAATGTGGGGGCTAAAACCCGTTCCCTCCTATTTTTGCCTTCCCTCCAGCAGTGGGGGATTTTGAGGGAgggaaaatggtttttttttttttttttttgcacagcaaaaatcaatattatatatattgtgtaATACAGTACTAGATATACTGCAGTTAGGATAAAATGTACAAGGCAAAATTGCCTAACCCATCTGAAAGTTACAAGATAACATTAActgaaaccaaaaaggaatcACCCCCTAAGACAACTCCTCCCTCAAGCTAGTggaccattgattaaaatgaatatGGAAGTCTTTATCCATACATTTTAGCCATGCCCACGTGTGGAATAAAGCTTCATCCATGACTTTTTCGGAGTTGAAAATCTGGTTATTAAAAACCATTGAATTTCTATGCTTCCAAATAGTCATGGATAAAGCTATCCAAAGCACTGCCCATCTATTGTCTATACATCTTTTGCTACTCCAACTTGAGAATTGTATGAAGTGATCTTTGGGATCAGTGGGGAAAGGGCCCACTCTATCAACCCATCTCAAAGCCTCCCACCAAAGGCTCCTAGTACTTGTGCAAGAGAACATGACATGACCAACAGTTTCCTCCTCTAcatcacattttttttggtctgcaaagataaatatatatattgaataataagtaccagaggtactattaCAAAGTTAAGGTCCATATAAATGGTTCCTGAAAGCAGACAAAAAAAGTCTGATATGGAACCAAATTATGGAAGGAATACATATGAATTAACATAGACTGTAACCCTACTACTGCAAAAGACCCTGTCGTAGGTTACTCGACCACTGATTAAAATGCAAAGAGAAGTCCTTCTCCAAATTATGAAGCCAAGTCCATAATAAAAAAGACGCATCTTCAACCAGTTTGTTGCCATCAAAAGTTGCATTGGAAAATACAATGCTGTTTCTAAGCTGCCAAATAGACCAAGTAACCGCCATCCACCACCACTGCCACCTCCTAGGTCTTATACCAGCCACTTGCAGGGAAGAAAACTGCATGAAATGATCTTTTATGCTCCATGGAAGAGGTCCCTGCATATTTATCCAATTCATTGTTTCTCACCATATAGGTTGAGTCTTAATGCAGTGGATAAAAATGTGGGAAGCATTCTCCTCCACCCTTCTGCAAAATGGGCAAGTCAGATCCGAGATCTGCACTTGTCTGGCCCTTAAATTAGCTTTTGTAGGTAATCTGTCCCACAGTATCCTCCATGCAAACATTACAAATTTACTCGGGATCTTGATCTTCCAAAGGTCCTCAAAACACTCATGAAGGTTGTCAACAGCTACCTCCTCCCAAAGGATGAGTAAGCACTACGAGTAGAGAAGATACCCGATGCTTCTGCTGTCCAGACCCAAGTGTCAGAACCTTGAGAATTAATGGatataccttcaacttcagaaaGGAAGGATATGGCTGATTCTATTTCACTGTCAAACAGCTATCGTCTCCAACTAAAGTTCCAATCCCACCCATGGTTGCTATGCTGCCCCAAGAAACCAACCAGCTGGTGTTGATGGTTGGAATTCACATAAAGCCGCGGGTACTTTTCAGCTAAAGATTGGTCGTAACTAATCCACCTATCCTCCCAAAATCTAACCTTATCTCCAGATTCTACCTTCCACTTAATTTGTTGATAAAGAGTCTTTCCATTGTAGGGCATCTGAATAGCTTTTTTTAAGTCCCTCCACCAAATTGACTGACAGCTTGAGTTTCCTTCTTCAACTAGACCTCTCCAGCCCCCATATTTAGCTTCCAAAACTGCAACCCATAGAGCCCCTTGTTGGTACATAAGGTTCCACATCCATTTGCCAAGGAGGGCCATGTTAAAGGTATGGATGTCTTTAATGCCTAAACCTCTTTTGTCTTTGGGTAAGCAAACTGTTTTCCATGATATCCAAGCAATCTTGTTGTTGTCATGACCTCCTCCCCAAAGAAAGCTTCTCTGAATTCTGATTAATTTGTTAGCCACCATACGGGGaaccctgaaaaaagaaaaataataaataggaaGAGAAGTAAGGACTGATTGGATAGGAACCACACTCCCCCCAAAAGAGATATATCTCTTCTTCCACCTAGCTTATCTCCTCTCATATTTTTGGATAATAGGTTCCCACACATGAGCTTGCCTCGGGTTGGCCCCAATGGGTAtaccaagataaaaaaaaagggagagctAACTGACTGCAATTAAGATAGGTAGCTGCCATTTGCCTCCACTGGTCATCCCTACCAAAAGCACCAAAAGAGCTTTtggcaaaatttatttttaaaccaGAAACCACTTCAAAAGTTCTAAGGATAGCTTTGAGAACTTTCACATTTTCCATAGAAGCTTCACCAAAAAAGATCGTGTCGTCCGCGTATTGTAATAAGCTAATACTGACTTCAGAACTAGCAATATTGAAGCCTTTGTACAGGTTTGCTGCCAGCGCTGTCCTCATCAGACCATTCAATGCCTCAACTactatattgaataaaaatggAGCTAGAGGGTCCCCTTGTCTAAGGCCCCTTTGAGGTTTGAACTCCGTTGTGGGGCTACCATTGACCAAGACTGAAATTGAGGCTGATTTCAGACACCCTTCCATCCAGCTGATCCATTTAGGGCTAAATCTTGTTCTTTTCAGCatatacaacaaaaaattcCACGATACCGAGTCATAAGCCTTTTCATAATCAACTTTGAATATGAGGCAGGGTTTATGGCTCCTTTTAGCTTCAACAATGACTTCATTAGCTATGAGGACACTCAGAAGAAGGTGTCTTCCTTCAATAAAAGCTGATTGGGCTTCATTAATGATGGTTGGCAGCACTGTCTTCATTCTCTTAGCTAGGATCTTCGCTACAATCTTATACATACAACCTATGAGGGATATAGGTCTGTAGTCATTCAAAACCTGTGGATCAACCTTCTTTGGAATTAAAGCTAGGAAGGAAGCATTGCCTCCCCTAGGAAAAATTCCATTAGCATAAAATTCATCTATAAACCGGAGTATATCAGGCTTGAGCAACTGCCAAAAATTCttgatgaaattgaaattgatcCCATCAGGCCCAGGGCTCTTGTCACTTCCACAATCCCAGATTGCTTCCCTCACTTCCTCCTCCAAAAAAGGCGCCACCAGCTAGATATTTTGTTGATGAGAGATGCTTTGAAAAGGGGTACCATCTAAAGTGGGTCTATGGAGGTCTGGTTCCAGAAACCTTTGCAAAAAGAAAGATCTAACCTCCTCCTTCACAGCATGAGGATCAGTTGTCCAAACTCCATCCACCATAACTCCTTTTAAAGAGCTGATACCGCGGTTGGCATTTATCATCATGTGGAAATAGCGAGAATTGCAATCACCCTCCTTGATCCACCTTGACCTAGATTTCTGTCTCAGCAAGGACTCATGGGCTTGGGCTGCAGCCCAAAGATCTTCCTGCAGTTGTTTTCGTTGCTGCTGTTCATGGGGGAACAAAATCCTTTGGCTTGTGTCTTCCTCCAGTTTGTTTAGATCAGCCTCAATCCTTTTAATCTTTGATAGAGTATCTCCAAAAAGGTGTCTATTCCAAGCCTTCAAGCTGTGCTTCAGGTTCTTAAGCTTTTGTTTGAGGATAATGCCACCCCAACCTGGCTGTTGAATAGAATTCCAGCTATGATGAACAGCCTCCTTGAAAGATTTATCCCTAAGCCAACAATCCAAGATACGAAAAGGTTTTGGGCCCTAATCAATTTCCTTAGAGCGAAGTACAATTGGGCAATGATCTGAGAAATTCCGAGCAAGAGTGAATTGAGAACTGCTGGGCCATCTAACCAACCAGTCATGGGAGACCAAAAATCTATCAAGTCTGCTTTTAGATGTACCATTAGGCCTATACCATGTAAACTTCCATCCCAGCCAAGGGACCTCTAAGACTTCTAAATCATCAATCCACTGATTAAATTCTCTGGTACAGCTATCTTCATGAGAACTTTGTACATCAGAAAATCTTTCATGAGGGCTCCTTATAGAATTAAAATCTCCCATTATACACCACAAACCCCCCTCCATAGACTATCTAAGCTGCTTTATAGAGTCCCATAGAATTCTTTTGTTATGAATGTCGCAAGGAGAGTAAATGGTAACTAGAGTTATCATTTGAGCTTCTTGAATTCATTCCCCAACCAATATAATAAACCCAATTCCAAAAATCTTCCTTTGCAATCTGAATGACTTATCACTCTATAAACAAAGAATACCACCAGCAGAATTAATAGCTAGGAGCATTTCCTAAATTACATCTACATTACCCCATAAAGCCTGACACATAGATGAATCAaccatttctttctttgtctcttGAAGGCATATAAAATCCACAGCCTCCTGCTTGATCATTCTTCTGATTGCTCCCCACTTCACACCCCTCCCAAGGCCTCTAACATTGTAGGAAATTATCTTCATTGATTCCTACTATTATTAGCCCTTCTTGTTGCATCCGCTCTATCTCTCTCCTCCATGTGCTGGAACTTCTCCAGAATTTCCTCCTTGCTTCCTTCTCCAGTGAGGCCCAACTGTTTTGCCACATCCAATATGTGACTTGCCTCCTGATCGCGTTGGGTGTCTGATATTGGAATTGCCACTGCTGCTTCCATTGTGGACTGTTGCTGTAAAATATCCTGATGAGTTTCCTCTGGCTGTGTCGAGATATTATTCTGATGCTGTTGTTTGTCTCCAAAGATTGTTGAGCATCTAGGATTAGAGGGTAGGAGGCCCGTATTTGATTGCTTTTGGGACCTCTTCTTCCTTGAATAAACTTGCCACTGATTTCCGTCTGGCCCATCTTTTGTTTGAAGGCCCAgcaaagaatttttttctttggggGTATAAAAGGAAATATGCTCATCTTTTTGTGCTGACCAGAGTGTGTTGTCTGTTGAGTGCCCCTCCATTTCACTGTCCTTAGGCTTATCACATGTGTCAACCCTGTCTTCAAATAAGGTCACGTGTCTGCCTTCTGCATGAGCTTTCTTTTGGCCATAAAACCCCCCCTAGACCTCCTGTTACCACCATTACTCTTTTTGTGATGTTTCTTAGCCTCCACACTCCTGGCGTCAGAGCTGACCAAATGCCTCATCTCTGCTTTTGTCTCCATAACTTGAGAATAGGATTTGAATTTATGTCCAGGCAAAGGAGTTACCCATTTTTCTGCTACGCACCGAGGGTAGGTACCCAACGGGTCGCGCCCGTCTGAATATCCAGCGGGTAAAAGCAATGTCTGCTGGACCTCGGTGCCCCGCGATGAATTCGCGACCTTGCCTTCTTGCACGGAGAGCAATTCCGACACCGGTGGACGTACTCGATGTGGCCCCCCTCGATCTTCGGCGCCGACAGAGTTCTGAGAGGCTCCTCCGCGAGGATTGCTACAGGATTCCAACTCCGGTAGGTCTGAAGCGTTATCACCGTGGTCCCAGTTGATGTGGGATGAGCTATCGAACATGGAGTCATCGGAGTTAATCTCCTCCGATGACCCTCCTGCGTGCCCCCCCCTCCGCGAACATCCTAGGTGGCGCTGACAGGATTCCTCGGCGATGTAGACCATGAATTTGGCGCCGTCGATCATGACTTCCACCGTATGTTGAATTGATGGCCGCCACTGAGTCCGAATAAGAAGCCGCGCTATATCCACCCTTCTTTTCTCCTCGACTGAGTCGTCGATGTCCACCACCTCACCCATAGTAGCTATGATCTGGTTAAAGTGTTTTGGGTTCCATGCCTGAACAGGGATCCCCCAACACTGaatccatgttaaccgataatcTACTCTCATATTTGGATGCCATCTTTCAATagatgagaataaaaatgctcTGCCTCCATTGATGAGCTAGTTTGCATCATATTCAGAGAGACCCAGCAGGAGGACTTGATCATCACCCATGAATGTAATGTGTACATCCCTTCCCGTCTCCCACAGTAGCTCTTCCTCCACACGATCAAACATTGCTGGGTTTTTTAAGTGAGCTACCCATGCTTCCTTCAACCAAAAAGTATCTTCTGGTTCAAGTTGTATTTGGGCCACCGATAAGGAAGTATTTTGGTTGTTGAGGGTGAAAAAAGTCTTCTGATCTCCCCTACTGCTTGTGTTTCGTCTCAATGCGTCTGCATATGGAGTTGGCGGTGCGTGTCGATTACGAAATTCCCCTCCTTGCTTTCTGTCCATGGATGGCTTTGTCTGGATATTTCCTATTGTCTCTCGACATTTCTCCCTACCATACTTTGGGAGATTAACGAACAGTTTCAATCCCCCTATAACAATGCTATCCAATTTCTTCACCAGGTAAGGGATATCTTGTACCCCTTTAAACCTGACGAAGCCATATCTTCTTCCCGCCAGGTTCCTTCTTTTCGGAATGAAAATCTCTCGAACATCCCCACATCTCTTGAAGTGATACCACAGATCTTTCTCTGTGATGTCTTCGGCAAAACGGGAGAAATATAAGGACGTGATGTCCTTATGGTCTCTCCAATTAGTCACTGAATGAGTCAACTTAGCTCTTCCTATGTTTCCGGCATAACTCCGTCGAGACGCCTCCCCGAGGCTCCCTCTCTCACGCCTAGCTCTGTTAACCCTCAGTGTATCTCTCCCCCTCCCAGAGTTTCTTTCTCTCctcactctttctctctctctcaatctCGCTCTCtcatctctctttttttgtcaaatagCTTTTGTTAAATTACCTTAAGTGATTTTTTCATGTTCTTGTTCTCATTTTGAATTCCTCTACATCACATAAAGGACATGAATACGATGGAAGACACACCTACCTCCTTCTTAGGTTAGCCTTAGTAGGCAATCTATCTTTAAAAATTCTCCAAGAGAATGCAGCTGCTCTTGGGGGAATTTTCAGTTTCCACATAATCCTGGAGGCATTGTCTTCATATTCTGAACTGCCATCTTCCATGAGTAGATTGTATGCTGACTTTGTAGAATAGGATCCACTAGGATCAGCCCTCCAAGTGAGATGATCCAGTCTAGAAAGGTGAATCTGAACCCCATCGATCCCATCCATGAAAGCTGCCACCATATCAATTTCGTGGTCGAAGAAATTTCTCCTCCATTGTATCTTCCAGTCCCACCCATTGTCACCATGCTGACCCATTAAACTGATAGTAAGGTCCTGTTGCTGACTCACCTGATATAAAATAGGATATTTGTCTTTAAGGGTTAAGTCATCTCCCCTCCATTTGTCTTTCCAAAACTTGATTCTGGCCCCATTACCCACCTTCCACCTCAGGTTATTGACCAAACTACTCTGGTGTTGCTGTTGGAAAATAGATTTTAAATCCTTCCACCAGGGAGAGATGTCAGCACTGCCTCTACCATGTAATAAGGCATGCCATCCTCCATATTTAGACACTAAAGTTCTTGCCCAAAGCTGGTGAGGATTATTTGCCAGCTGCCAGCCCCATTTGCCTAGCAATGCTTCATTAAACTTGTTCAGATCTTTAATTCCCAATCCACCTCTGGCTTTAGGAAGACAGACCGTATCCCATTTGACCCAAGGGATCTTAGTTATGTCATTGTCACCACCCCAAAGGAAGTTTCTTTGAATAGCTACTATTTTCTGAGCAACCTTTTTGGGAATTCTGTAGAAGGACATCAAGTAAATAGGCATTGCTGTCATAACAAAATTGATAATGGTAATTCTGCCCCCCATGGAGAGGCATCTATGCTTCCAAGATGCCAACTTGGTCTCAAATTTGTTGATGATAGGCTGCCAAACACTCCAACTTTTTGGGCTAGACCCCACTGGAATTCCTAGATAATAGAAAGGAATATCCATCTGTCTACAATTGAGAAAATGGGCTGCATCTCTACACCATCCCTCGGATTTGCCCAAACATCCAAACTGACTTTTAGCATAATTGATCTTGAGTCCAaaaaccatctcataacatgaTAGGATAGACTTTAGAACTCTGACATTGGCCGAATGAGCAATACCAAAAAACAGAGTGTCATCTGCATATTGCAGAATATTTATATCTTCCTTCAAACTTCCCACTTGATAGTTGTTGTACAAGTTCTTGGATATGGCTGTCCTCATCAGTCCTGTAAGCCCTTCTGCCACCAAATTAAAAAGGAGGGGAGCAAGAGGGTCTCCCTGCCTTAAACCTCTCCCGGGAACAAACTCCGAAGTGGGACTTCCATTGATTAAAATGGATACTGATGCAGTAGCAAGGCAGCCATGGATCCACTTTCTCCACCTTTTACAAAATCCCATCCTCAACATCATATAATTAAGAAAGCCCCAAGAGACCGAATCGTAAGCTTTTTCAAAATCAACCTTGAAAAACATACAAGGGTTATTTTTTGATTTAGCTTCAGCTATAACCTCATTAGCTATCATCACTCCATGCAGAATATGCCTTCCTTTCATAAAGGTTGTTTGCCTTTCATCAATGAGATGAGGTAATATAAGGGCTAATCTATTAGCCAAGAGCTTGGATACAACTTTATAGACACAACCTATAAGAGAGATTGGCCTATAATCATTAAGAGCTTGGGGATCCTTGAGCTTGGGGATAAGAGCTATGAAGGAGGCATTGCTTCCTTTTGGGAAAGAAGCATTATTATAAAACTCATCCAAGAACCGCATAAAGTCAGGCTTCAAAATCTTCCAAAACTGCTTGATGAAGTTGAAGTTAAGGCCATCCGGGCCAGGACTTTTATCACCACCACAGTCCCACACGGCTGAGGTTATTTCTGCATCAGAAAATCTGGCCACAAGGGCTTCTTTCTCACTTTGACCAAGGGAAGGTAGCTGCACACCATCCAGGGTTGGTCTATTAAGATTCTGCTAAGAAAATCTATCTTTAAAGTGATTGAGGGCCTCATTTTTAACCCTACTAGGGTCCTGAACCCACTCCCCATCAATAGGGAAAATGGTTTATAATTTTGGGAGTGTACTGGCAAAATTATCTTAGAGGTTTCCCTATCCCCTCTCCCCTTCACAGTTTATAACTACTATTTTTCCTCGCATCCCAGCCTAACCAACCAAACAGTGTCGACAAATAATAAGATAATCAAATATATCATCTAAACTTCATTAAAAGTAAGACATCACACTTAGGCTGTGTTTGTTTTGaaggatgaaaataatatacaagAGAAATTTTGTATGGGACTTACACtctactttaattcaaaaaaatttcttctatttCCATCTTCTCTAATTGCATCCActaaatcaaacacacccttatAGAAACTTTATTAGTTAATGAGTTTGAGCCATGTAAAGTTTGGAACCCACTCaaattttggcttttgatttcaAAACCAACAATATAATTTGCACATAAAATAATAAGCCTCCTGAGGATCATCAACATTATTCTACATTTCATGTAGACTGTATGAACTTAATCAAACTGGATCACAGATTCAAACGCTTATTACTCATTTACAAAAACAACATATAGACTGACCAAAAGTCACAGAATTTCCAACATCCACCCAAAAACTAGATTCTATTATTTTCCTATATAACAAAGAGATTAAAAACTTACATAATGCGTCAGTTCAACAATTTTGTAATCTTCAATGTGACTTATTATCTCAGAACTTTCActtttatactaaaataataacatactcAAGATTAACAGActgtccaaaaaaaaatcaattatgtaTCTATTGCAAATACTGGAACCAGGACTCTTAACCCTCCCATGGGTTAATTTTTGTATGTTGTTTTATTTACTTGAACTCTTTAGAATACATGAAAATAGAACTGCCCAAGAGAATTCCTTTACGTCCTACAAATGACCTACACGGATCCAAACAATACAACAGATGGAAATGTTGGTGGGTTGCCTTAACCTTCACAATTTGGCAGGACAGAAATGCTGGAGGACGCAGTGTTCCTGGTATGGTCATGGTTCCGAGAGCTAGAGAAAGGATTTACAGCGCATTATAACTACTGGTCCAGCAACCTACCAACAGCTTTCTATAACTAGAATAGATGGTTAGCTATTGACCAAATGTAACAGTATCTAGCCTGGATCCCAACAGTGGATCTAACATCCTACCTACCTATAATCTTGTACTCTTAACATCCTACCTACCTATAATCTTGTACTCTTAGTACCCCTGGTactttttctaatatatatatgatatttttgctaataaaaaaaaatgccacTACAGAATGGTGACTGATGTGGAATATCTAAATGTAAGTCTGATCACCATTAAGTGATAACAAAacccattttcaaaaaatttaaaatttatgaggaccatattcaacaaaaaaaaaatgaaggactaaaattaaatttaatcatatttagtATTTACATAGGCTAAAAACATTTGATACAATAtatcttagaatgtgggtttggatctaactcaaccccaaaagcttgCTCTTAGGGTAAGGGTTGCCCCCACTTGTATACTCTATCCTTATCTTATCTCCAACCAACGTGGGACTTCAATTTTTCCCAATACACCCCCTCACGCCCTGCACTTTTTGGGCTTAGTGCATGGATAACATGATGAGTGGCCCTTTGAATGGATCTAGGATAATATGTGGGTGGCCTTTTTAATGGATATCGTAGAATTGTTGCATTAGCCTATGTtaggaaattatttttttcttttgcaactTTTTAAGAGAccttttgaaagaaaaacaaaatacattttaagaaaaaaaataccataaTTAGTCAGTCATCAAGCACCTACTATGTTAACCGAtactacagaaaaaaaaatcaatggccTAAAATATATTAGTGTGTTTCGATGGAATTATTTCAGGGGAAGAAacagatttttaaaaattatcaaagctttttttttcaaaacaactGATATGTTTGGTAAAATTATCAAAGTGATAAAAGGGGTTTGCTATAGAAGAAAGCCTTTTTATCATAAGCAAAATTATGTAGCTAAAGAATAAAAGCTAGCAAATTATTTTCTATCTAACTTTTGTTTTCCCATTTTATcttcaacattgattttttaagtACAAAGCTAACTTTTACAAATAACTCTAGTCCATAcccttttttgtaattttactatAAAAAGCAATTCTTtcaaacaatccaaacaaaatagaTTTAATAGATTATCTTAATATcacttttctaattttttaacaaacaaaaaaatttcattcaaaTGATTGAttataacaataacaaataataacatGATTAATTATTGAAATCATCTTTTTCTTCACAACTAAGCCAAACACACAATATATTAAGATAAAGCTCAAATAACATGGAAATCGAAAAGCGAATGCTTACCTGGGCCATTCGCACCAAGGAATCATATACAGCAGTGTCTCCATGAGGGTGGAATTTTCCCAACACCTACAATAACAGCATcacatcaaacaaaaaattgacaacAGACATTAACTTAAATAAGTAGTCCAGACATGCTTCTAGATGAACATATTGGATGCTTCAACACCATTAAGAATATAACATCAATGGCTAGATATTAACCTCCCCAACAACTCTCGCACACTTCTTGAACGGTTTTTTGGATGCGAGGCCAAGCTCGGGCATTGCAAATCTGCATTCAAAATAGAAACTTATTCTGCAATCATCTCAATAAGAATTGTAAAATTTCCACATACGGTGGTTTGTGATTGCATGATAGTGCAAAACTCAGGCCATAGCctattttctcttattattaCTACTCTTtctgaattaataaaaaaaaatctcaaatgaactctaatttcaaattttccagTAACCCTCAACTAATAAACCATAAACGcttcaataaaataaacactcaAAACATAAAAAGTTCGTAAGAGAACACTGACAGAATCCTTCGGTGCACTGGCTTCAAGCCATCGCGAACATCGGGCAACGCGCGACCGAGCAGCACGGACATCGCATATGCCATGTAAGCCTCCGTCGCCTCTTTGTGAAGCTCCGCCGGCACCACCCTCCCCTCAGTCCCACTACCATTATCCGTCGCCGTCGGGACACTCCCGTTCTCGTCGTCGCGGTGCTGGGAGGCCCACACCGCCGAGGCTGAACGCCGCGGCGCGCGGGAGGAGAGGAACCGGAGCTCGGAGGGGGCGTGGCGGAGGCGCGAAGGTTGGAGGAAGGGGGAGAGGCAGAGGACGCGAAGCACGGAGGAGAGTGCCATGGGGCTGCGGAAGAGAGGGTTGGGATTTTGGAAATGGAGGGAAGAGAGTTTCATAGGGTTGCAGTTGTTGCAACCATTTGGAAGTGAAACTGAGAGTGAGTGTGAGTGTCTTGGGGTTTTAGGGATTTTTGATAGAGAAGAGGTAAGAGATTCTTAAAACCCTTTGTAGTGTATTGTGGACATTGCACGCCAAAGGTGTTTGCGAATGAACCGTTGTCCTTTTGATACCAGCACTTACCTGGTTCATTATGGAAACGTTGTCCTTTTGATACCAGCACTTACCTGGTTCATTGTGGAACCGTTGTCATGTCGTCACAcgcataatttttatttttatttttttgtctttttcttttttatatttttcacaaataattagtaggtttaatgataaaatttgttttcctattttGCCTATTACAATACATGTGTTcacctattttaaattttactatttgaGTCTCTTTATACTTCAAAATACactatcttaatttattttaaccattgaCGGTTAAAGTTTAAATACTGACTAGTCTCGAaagtttcaatattttcttaaaaaatatattatcttttaaaatataatatataagattaaattttattttcacaaaaattataatatatatatatatatatatatatataaattttattttttattttatatattatatttatcttttaaaataatgtttatgatttagtgacaatatttttta
This region of Glycine max cultivar Williams 82 chromosome 7, Glycine_max_v4.0, whole genome shotgun sequence genomic DNA includes:
- the LOC106799285 gene encoding uncharacterized protein — protein: MKIISYNVRGLGRGVKWGAIRRMIKQEAVDFICLQETKKEMVDSSMCQALWGNVDGPKPFRILDCWLRDKSFKEAVHHSWNSIQQPGWGGIILKQKLKNLKHSLKAWNRHLFGDTLSKIKRIEADLNKLEEDTSQRILFPHEQQQRKQLQEDLWAAAQAHESLLRQKSRSRWIKEGDCNSRYFHMMINANRGISSLKGVMVDGVWTTDPHAVKEELVAPFLEEEVREAIWDCGSDKSPGPDGINFNFIKNFWQLLKPDILRFIDEFYANGIFPRGGNASFLALIPKKVDPQVLNDYRPISLIGCMYKIVAKILAKRMKTVLPTIINEAQSAFIEGRHLLLSVLIANEVIVEAKRSHKPCLIFKVDYEKAYDSVSWNFLLYMLKRTRFSPKWISWMEGCLKSASISVLVNGSPTTEFKPQRGLRQGDPLAPFLFNIVVEALNGLMRTALAANLYKGFNIASSEVSISLLQYADDTIFFGEASMENVKVLKAILRTFEVVSGLKINFAKSSFGAFGRDDQWRQMAATYLNCSQVPRMVANKLIRIQRSFLWGGGHDNNKIAWISWKTVCLPKDKRGLGIKDIHTFNMALLGKWMWNLMYQQGALWVAVLEAKYGGWRGLVEEGNSSCQSIWWRDLKKAIQMPYNGKTLYQQIKWKVESGDKVRFWEDRWISYDQSLAEKYPRLYVNSNHQHQLVGFLGQHSNHGWDWNFSWRR